One segment of Halictus rubicundus isolate RS-2024b unplaced genomic scaffold, iyHalRubi1_principal scaffold0647, whole genome shotgun sequence DNA contains the following:
- the LOC143364530 gene encoding uncharacterized protein LOC143364530: MDSLIAHQHILFGRIARTVDNLRKQGKANINKGTILAKLSCLDQAWAQFQDRDAQIIASTTEENRQVDYFTEDFFDQTQDVYCNQKGILSTMLEDVEQSQAPSTAGHPPTPGPRPRSSLPRITLPTFSGQFTDWTRFRDLFMSLVIDDEAWTDAERFHYLSASLTGEAAQLIQRIPVTAANFDQAWKLLEHRYQNRRLLVAAQFDALYNIKPCVNHSATELKGLLNSTCNATAVLNSLGVPVTDESHWIVHHTIRRLDRHTLKEWEKSLGNSVNLPAFSELLEFLETTTRTLEAFEFRQGTRTPAPSKPPPTKVKALHTATDAASRPRCNLCQGDHILCFCSAFRSLTPAARLQMVTSRRWCKNCLGPHTVGNCPSAKRCQRCAQPHHTMLHEASDGSSNASTVATLHTTKRLNSTSDSVPVLLATALVTATAGRRMVTARALIDPCSEVSLISEALAQTMRLPRTSCSRLVLGAGGKATATSRGKVRLTLTSTVPGLGRSCTVEALVLPRLTAYKPSGATHTPRWPHINGLPLADPRATSATPIELLLGADVYPQILLEGIRRGGQHAPVAQETIFGWILSGPTARGGSPSRIVSTHTTTTDDLAALVRRFWEQEEVPTTTRHWNAEEEACDEGFRQTHYRQSDGRYVVRLCFKDAVHGLGETHSVARRILLSTERRLQTSTTLRDHYHNFMREYLQLGHMQEVARELECPQAPHFYLPHHGVMKGTGASAKLRVVFNGSRPSSTGRSLNDLLSAGPKLQRNLMDILLRWRRHKFAFLTDVEKMYRQIQVHPDDRDYQRVLWRDNPDQRIQVFHLTTVTYGLTCAPFLAIRTLLQLADDEEEQFPRGAAILREATYVDDILSGADSEDEARQTQEELVGVCRAGGFTLKKWSANSTALTSHLPDEDLALSSTLPWQPELGCSALGLKWHTQSDILTFSFQGPPTSPLPTLSKRYVLSQVARLFDPLGWLAPATIRGKIFLQQLWQHRLDWDEQLPSTAAETWRKLSADAANLTSLRLPRWLGTETATTTQQLHVFVDASERAYAAAAYIRTSNPHRTQVTLVAAKTKTAPLQSLSLPRLELCAAVLGARLLSHLRREMGLQFDTSHLWSDSTVTLAWLHGEPTRWRTFVANRVAEFHRTVPDVRLHHVGSQDNPADCASRGIPASQLASHPLWWHGPAWLTERPTTWDTTSPTLDTTEEERAPTTTSFHIRTADTEHESLLHRYSSLTRLLRVTAWCLRWTRRRPAPSPGDVFPILHPEEVSQAEALWIKIVQGSTFERELSALNNGQPLRPSSALRATTPFLDNQGILRVGGRLKNSLLSYDEQHPIILPSGSKLTEMIVEQHHRRTLHGGVQLTLASVRQRFWIPQGRQNVKKCVSRCIRCLRWRAATASQLMGDLPLHRVTPSRPFTHTGVDYAGPFKLKTAPGRGHKSIKGYVAIFVCYSSRAVHLEAVSDYTTAAFLAAFRRFTGRRGPCASVTSDCGTNFVGADQELRRMFRASSKEAAAVAGQLSKEGVRWKFIPPGAPHFGGLWEAAVRSVKHHLRRVVGDNAHTYEELATFLCQVEACLNSRPLQALTDDPEDLTPLTPGHFLVGGPLLATPEPTLHDVPTSRLSRWQQLQQRVEHFWRRWSAEYLHQIQTRRKWTTTQPSLGVGDLVLVKSEATPPHEVAARTHHRRPPWSRRPCPGHHR, encoded by the coding sequence ATGGACTCGCTTATCGCCCATCAACACATTCTGTTCGGGCGCATCGCACGAACCGTGGACAATCTCCGGAAGCAGGGCAAAGCGAATATCAACAAGGGGACGATTTTGGCCAAACTGTCTTGTTTGGACCAGGCCTGGGCGCAGTTTCAAGACCGCGACGCTCAAATCATCGCCTCCACTACTGAGGAGAACCGTCAGGTGGACTACTTCACCGAGGACTTCTTCGACCAAACGCAGGATGTGTACTGCAATCAGAAGGGAATTCTGTCCACGATGCTCGAAGACGTCGAGCAGAGTCAGGCACCCTCAACTGCAGGACATCCACCCACGCCAGGGCCCAGACCTCGATCGTCACTGCCACGGATCACACTGCCCACGTTCTCCGGTCAATTTACTGACTGGACGCGATTCCGGGACCTCTTCATGTCCTTGGTCATCGACGACGAGGCCTGGACGGATGCAGAGCGCTTCCACTACCTGTCGGCGAGCCTCACCGGGGAGGCAGCGCAGCTGATTCAACGGATTCCCGTCACTGCCGCCAACTTTGACCAGGCCTGGAAACTGCTAGAGCACCGCTACCAGAATCGACGACTTCTGGTTGCCGCGCAGTTCGACGCATTGTACAACATCAAGCCATGTGTCAATCACAGTGCAACGGAGCTCAAGGGCCTCTTGAACTCCACGTGCAACGCGACGGCGGTCCTGAACAGCCTCGGGGTACCAGTCACCGACGAATCCCACTGGATCGTCCACCATACCATCCGTCGACTGGACAGACACACCTTGAAGGAGTGGGAAAAGTCCCTGGGAAACAGCGTGAATCTCCCCGCCTTCTCGGAACTCCTCGAATTTCTCGAGACGACGACGAGAACTCTCGAGGCTTTCGAGTTCCGTCAGGGGACTCGCACTCCCGCACCATCAAAACCGCCGCCCACGAAGGTCAAGGCGCTACACACCGCCACGGACGCCGCATCGAGGCCTCGGTGCAACCTGTGCCAAGGAGACCACATTTTGTGTTTTTGCAGCGCGTTCCGATCCTTGACCCCTGCAGCCCGTCTCCAAATGGTCACGAGTCGCCGCTGGTGTAAAAACTGCCTCGGTCCGCACACCGTCGGGAACTGTCCGTCGGCAAAGCGGTGCCAACGGTGTGCCCAACCACACCACACGATGCTGCACGAGGCGTCCGACGGATCCAGCAACGCATCGACGGTCGCAACGCTGCACACCACGAAGAGGCTCAACTCCACCTCGGACTCAGTTCCTGTCTTGCTCGCCACCGCCCTGGTCACAGCGACTGCAGGACGCCGGATGGTCACAGCTCGCGCACTGATTGACCCCTGCTCTGAGGTGTCGCTCATCAGCGAAGCACTGGCCCAGACGATGCGACTTCCTCGGACGTCGTGTTCGCGCCTGGTCCTCGGCGCCGGAGGAAAGGCCACAGCAACCTCCCGAGGAAAGGTCAGACTGACCCTGACGTCAACCGTTCCCGGACTCGGACGGTCATGCACGGTGGAGGCACTGGTGCTGCCCAGGCTGACGGCCTACAAGCCCTCTGGTGCCACCCACACTCCGCGCTGGCCCCACATCAACGGCCTGCCGCTCGCAGACCCCAGGGCAACCTCGGCGACACCGATCGAGCTCCTGCTCGGAGCGGATGTGTATCCCCAGATTCTTCTGGAAGGGATACGTCGCGGTGGACAACACGCTCCAGTCGCTCAAGAAACCATCTTCGGGTGGATTCTTTCAGGGCCGACTGCGAGAGGAGGATCACCCTCCCGAATCGTCTCCACTCACACGACCACCACGGACGATCTGGCCGCTCTGGTGCGTCGCTTCTGGGAACAGGAGGAAGTTCCAACGACCACCAGGCACTGGAACGCAGAAGAAGAGGCCTGCGACGAGGGGTTTCGTCAGACCCACTACCGGCAGTCGGACGGACGGTACGTGGTTCGCCTCTGCTTCAAGGACGCAGTCCACGGATTAGGGGAGACGCACAGCGTTGCCCGACGCATCCTGCTGTCCACCGAACGGCGCCTCCAGACCAGTACGACCCTCCGTGACCACTATCACAACTTCATGAGAGAGTACCTGCAGCTCGGCCACATGCAGGAGGTCGCCAGGGAACTCGAGTGTCCCCAAGCGCCGCACTTTTACCTGCCTCATCACGGAGTAATGAAGGGCACGGGCGCCTCCGCAAAATTGAGGGTGGTCTTCAACGGGTCCCGACCATCTTCGACCGGCCGCTCGTTGAATGACCTCCTCTCCGCTGGTCCCAAGTTACAGCGCAACCTCATGGACATCTTACTGAGGTGGAGGCGACACAAGTTCGCTTTCCTTACGGACGTGGAAAAGATGTACCGCCAAATCCAGGTGCATCCCGACGACCGGGACTACCAGCGAGTGCTCTGGAGGGACAACCCGGACCAGAGGATCCAGGTGTTCCACCTCACCACCGTCACATACGGACTGACCTGCGCCCCTTTTCTGGCCATCCGCACCCTGCTGCAGCTTGCGGACGACGAAGAGGAGCAATTCCCACGAGGTGCCGCCATCCTGAGGGAAGCCACCTACGTGGACGACATCCTGTCCGGAGCCGATAGCGAGGACGAGGCCCGACAAACCCAGGAGGAACTCGTCGGAGTCTGCAGGGCGGGCGGCTTCACGCTAAAAAAGTGGAGCGCCAACAGCACCGCCCTGACCTCGCACCTGCCCGACGAGGACCTTGCCCTGTCCTCCACGTTACCTTGGCAGCCAGAGCTGGGATGCAGTGCCTTGGGGCTGAAGTGGCACACACAGTCTGACATTCTGACCTTCAGTTTCCAGGGCCCTCCGACGTCTCCACTTCCGACACTATCGAAGCGGTATGTGTTGTCCCAGGTGGCAAGATTGTTCGACCCCCTCGGATGGCTGGCACCCGCGACCATCCGAGGGAAAATATTCCTTCAGCAGCTGTGGCAGCACCGCCTCGACTGGGACGAGCAGCTTCCATCGACCGCAGCTGAAACGTGGAGGAAACTTTCCGCCGACGCGGCCAACCTAACGTCGCTGAGGCTCCCACGATGGCTGGGCACGGAGACAGCTACGACCACTCAGCAACTCCACGTCTTCGTGGACGCCTCCGAACGAGCCTACGCTGCAGCCGCCTACATCCGGACCAGCAACCCACACCGGACACAGGTCACTCTGGTTGCAGCAAAAACAAAGACAGCGCCGCTCCAGAGCCTGTCTCTCCCACGGCTCGAGCTGTGCGCTGCAGTACTGGGGGCCCGACTGCTATCCCACCTACGCCGCGAGATGGGACTGCAGTTCGACACGAGTCACCTCTGGTCAGACTCCACCGTCACCCTCGCATGGCTACACGGTGAACCGACGCGGTGGCGTACTTTTGTCGCCAACAGGGTGGCTGAATTCCACCGAACTGTACCGGACGTCCGCCTACACCACGTCGGCAGCCAGGACAACCCTGCCGACTGTGCCTCGCGAGGCATTCCCGCCAGCCAGCTCGCGAGTCACCCCCTATGGTGGCACGGACCCGCGTGGCTCACCGAACGTCCCACGACGTGGGACACGACCTCGCCCACGCTCGACACCACCGAGGAGGAGCGGGCCCCGACGACGACCAGCTTCCACATCCGGACAGCCGACACGGAGCACGAGTCCCTGCTGCATCGTTACTCATCGCTGACCCGACTTTTGAGGGTCACTGCCTGGTGTCTGCGTTGGACGAGACGTCGACCAGCTCCGTCACCAGGAGACGTCTTCCCGATCCTGCATCCAGAGGAGGTGAGCCAAGCGGAGGCGCTCTGGATCAAGATTGTGCAGGGATCGACCTTCGAACGAGAGCTCTCTGCTCTCAACAATGGACAACCTCTTCGACCGTCCAGTGCCCTCCGAGCGACGACCCCGTTCCTCGACAACCAGGGCATTCTACGGGTGGGAGGGAGATTAAAAAACTCCCTGCTCTCCTATGACGAGCAGCACCCCATCATTCTGCCATCAGGATCAAAGTTGACCGAGATGATCGTCGAGCAGCACCACCGACGGACACTGCATGGGGGTGTGCAGTTGACCCTGGCATCCGTCCGCCAACGATTTTGGATACCACAAGGACGCCAAAACGTGAAGAAATGCGTCTCCCGCTGCATCAGATGTCTCCGATGGCGGGCGGCAACCGCCAGCCAATTAATGGGCGACCTACCACTCCACCGGGTCACGCCATCGCGCCCATTCACCCACACAGGCGTGGATTACGCCGGCCCGTTCAAATTAAAAACGGCGCCAGGACGTGGCCACAAATCTATCAAGGGGTATGTGGCCATTTTCGTTTGTTACAGCTCCCGGGCAGTCCATCTCGAAGCTGTGTCGGACTACACCACGGCCGCCTTTCTCGCAGCATTCCGGCGATTCACTGGCCGACGGGGACCATGCGCCTCTGTAACGAGCGACTGCGGCACAAATTTCGTGGGGGCTGACCAGGAACTGCGCCGCATGTTCCGGGCATCGTCCAAGGAAGCAGCCGCCGTCGCCGGACAGCTGTCCAAGGAGGGAGTGCGGTGGAAATTCATTCCACCAGGAGCACCTCACTTCGGCGGGCTATGGGAGGCAGCCGTCCGCTCCGTGAAGCACCatctccgtcgcgtcgtcggcgaCAACGCTCACACGTACGAGGAGCTGGCGACGTTCCTCTGCCAGGTGGAGGCGTGCCTGAATTCGCGTCCACTCCAGGCACTGACGGACGACCCAGAGGACCTGACCCCCCTGACGCCGGGACACTTCCTCGTCGGAGGCCCCCTCCTGGCCACCCCGGAGCCCACGCTGCACGACGTCCCTACCTCGCGGCTCTCCCGGTGGCAACAACTCCAACAGCGGGTGGAACATTTTTGGCGACGTTGGTCCGCAGAATACCTGCACCAAATTCAAACGCGAAGGAAGTGGACAACCACCCAGCCATCCCTGGGCGTCGGGGACCTCGTGCTGGTGAAGTCCGAAGCCACCCCCCCCCACGAAGTGGCCGCTCGCACGCATCACCGACGTCCACCCTGGAGCCGACGGCCATGTCCGGGTCATCACCGTTAG